DNA from Oxyura jamaicensis isolate SHBP4307 breed ruddy duck chromosome 4, BPBGC_Ojam_1.0, whole genome shotgun sequence:
CCAGCTGGTCAGCCAAGTACCAGCAGGACTTCAGTCTCTGTTACTCCTGCAGACAAAAATCACTTTAACAATGCCAACCCACACAGATCTAAATTATACTTCTtgcccagcccaggcagcaagTACTGTAACAAGTATTTCTTTGTTCAGCAAGATCTTTGAAGAAGTATGATCAGAGCACAAGGAACAGTGATGTTCAGACGCACTACTGATGTTGTGCGTCTTAAAATCCACATTTATGTAACTATTTTAATTTCGTAAACAAAAATCTAGGGAAGGGATTCCTTGCCTCCTCTGCCTCTCGacttaatattaattaataaaagaaCAGCTTGAATAAATGCCATACTTGAAAGAAATATGATACAACAGTGATTCAGTAACCATGACAGTGGTGCTTAAATTCTAAACTAACATGGGAATGACATGGAACATGTTACATTTCAATTGTCACAACACTTACATGTCCTCAGCTGACATCTTCATTACTCCCACGCATAACGCATGTTGCTTTCCCTCTGCCATTATTGCCTACAAGTTACCACTAAggaaaatggaatttttaaaaactatttcagaaaagtaaaagcagtAACACAAAGAAATCACCTTCCAAAGAGCAACAAACTCCCTAGTTGAACTGTTGTCCCTTTAGTAATTGTAGAGCACTAGCTCTTGAAGATAAGCAGAATCACACACAATTGAATCACAGTGCAGGGAACATGAAGCATGTATTTATGAACCTCAAAtagcaattacaaaaaaaaaaagatctcccAGCATTACATTCTATTTCTTCCTTCGTGCCTAGCACAAAGAGATTACAGTCTCTCCCTTTCTGGAACAAAGCTACAACTATACATGAGGCCATTTTAGATTCCAACGTATAGAATAATTGAgacaaatttgaaaaaaaaatacaagcactgAAATCAGACATGGCCTTTTTGAAGTTCAATAACATGTAATGCCAACTGCTCATCTTTTCCCACAGCTtccaaataacaacaaaatggCAATAATACCAACCTCTGCTGCTTGTATTTGCTCAGTAATACAATTAGCAGAAGTGAATTAGCACACTTTCCTCCTTTCAGATATGCTAAAGTTCGCCAGATGCATGGAGCAAGTCCTGACTACAGCAGAGCTGATCCTAAACCTCTGTCCAAATGCCCTGAGAACAGGGCCACTGAAGATCAATTGATTAAGAAGGCAGGTTACAAGTTAGGCTGTACCTCATCTCCTTCCACAGTTCCAACATCATGAAGGAGCTCCAGTTACCTATTAGATTAATAGCAGAGCATCCCACCTAACGGAGCAGAGCAGAATTAATTATGTGCGGGTTTGGAACATCACGGTAAGTAAAGGGAATTAAGAACAATTTTCACCTTGCCAAATAACTTCTGAACCTCTGCAGGTCTTTTCTGATTGCTAGTTATTCCATTCCATACCATTCAACTCTAAAGTAATTCAAATTACAATCAGCTGAGAACACACGAATAGAAAGTTAACTCAGGAAGCAGTAATTCATAGATGAAGAAGGATACAACAACAGTATCAACTGCAGCAGGGTAAAGTTTGGCTCCAGGAGATGTCAGGCCAGGGCACATTATATTAGCTCCACTTAGTACAAATTTAATGGCTCCTTTATCAACCTGCTGATGTGGTAGAATAAATGGATCTAGGAGGGGAAAGATACAGCATTACAATTAATACATGAAGATGACAACATGAATAACTCATTACCAAGTCAGTTTAAAAGGGGCAATTAGATGCTTAACACACCGCAATGGTAGGAAGGCTGAGAAACAATTACCAGAGCTCCTGCCGGGCAGCACTGTCCTTAAAGGACATGAGGACAGTTTTCCCTgatcaaggttttttttttttttttttttttttttgagaaacagaGGCTGCAACTTTCAGAATCAAACACTCAGCCTAAGCCTCCTGTTCACTCACAGAGCCCACTGTGAGTTTTAACGAGTTTTAACGAGCTTCCCCCAAGAAAACAATTGCTCAAGTGCCCACATACTGAGGGACCTTAAAACCCCCAAATAACATGTATTATCTCTTCCGTGATAAATAAACACTTTAACATTAATGGGACAAAAGAGGCAAAGGCAGCCAAGATTAGGAAGGCCGTCAGCTCTCAAAGGCATTTTTCAAGCATGTACAACCTCTTGAAACATTTCAAACACTGAGACTTTGACAGAGTAACACTTTTACTATCACAAACTCATCCAATCATAATAGAATTGAGCAGAACAAtaagaacagcaataaaaatagcatAAGATATGACATTGGAAAAAGTATAAAACAGGCAGCCTAAATACTGAAAGGAGACGAGCATCCATTGCATCATTAAACTCACAATTAAAGACTATTTTTGCAGTAAGAACCTACAAGTATTTGAAGGCAGCAAGAAGGGTTTAAAGGAAGACTTGAAAGAACAAAGACAGGACAACAAGATTAACAACAAGAAATTTAGACTCTGTGCTAGAGAATTCACTGTAAAGAATTCTTGCAGGACTTTATGcaatttattgtttaaaaaacaaaggttAGATTATTTAATAAACAGAATTGCATTAGTTCTGGAGGAATGCAAACCACGTAGGCACCTGTAAAGACCATGCAATTACAGCTGGGAAGGTAtaggaacattttaaatatctgttcTGTAATGTGTGTAGtaggttgtgggtttttttaaGCCTTAAATAGGCTTAAATAAGCCCTCTTAAATCACGCACTcacccctctccccacctccactGTCCACAGCAAACTTACATTTGTGAAGCAACCTTAGCGTTGGGTAAAAAATCCCTTCTCTTTGTCTGAAGAACAGCAACTCCCCATTCACAGTGAGGATTTCTATATGTTCATGACTGCAagataaaaaaattgaaacttaATTCTAGTAACTACTTAGccctttttttgtttaagttaaatatttcactttgcaCATTCTGGTCTACCTTGGCATCTGAGAAGGCAGTCAACTATCAAGAAAGTTTAAAACTAAAGATATTGTCTTGTATGCCTTGAACACTAGCCCCATACACACTTTCTACCGCTTAAAGATCCAGAGGCAGTCAACCAGCTGTTCACAAAAGTTACAAGAATATACTACccacaagttaaaaaaaaaaaaagaaagttatcCAGACAATACATGGAAATCCAAAACtagaaaagaagacaaagactACTAGAACTATCCAAGCAAGTTTGAGCTTTCACTTTCACAAAGATGAATGTTTACCTTCAACAAGTTAATTCCCGAGTCACCGAATAAGCTGGCAATTCACTACCAGccagcacttttattttcctccagcaTCCTACCAGGACACCCTCAAAAGCACAACAAGCACGTGCAAACTTTCTGGCTTGGTGATAACACGCACTATTatctacaaaaaacaaacccccTATGCCCTTCTGctatgaaaaggaaacagaagaatgaagaaatcCAAGCACTTCAAAAGTGGAGTTTAAGGGGAAAGAAACTTACCATCGTACTATTTTGACAGGGTCTTTCTTCGGCATAATTTGGTTTAGCCATGGTTCAATAACAGGAAATTGGTCTATCAGCTGGTTCTTAATACCTTTAATAACTGAAGTCTTCAACTGGATGCAGTTTGATACATTCTCCTTTTCATCAAATCTGCCAAGTGAGagtatttcagaaacacagaacaagCTACTCAAAAGGTAGCATATTTAAGAAGCATTATTAAGAAACAGTTATAAATTGATAGGGGAATTAACAGGGTAACATCTGTACAGCTTTCACTGTAGGATTTCACAAGGCTTAAACCTAAACCTATCTCCTTGGAAATgccgggctggggcaggagagtTTCCCAGCAGACGGCTAGCTTTGTCCCAACACATCATGCGTACCCCGAGACGCCTCTTTGGTGTCCCACAGGCACACGAGAGTATTTCAGGGACTCACGGAGCAAATTTTGCTGTAAGAACCCCCTCCCCCAACCCGGACttgcccccgccccccccctcccccccccggggtagcgggcagggccgggcccgGAGGGCAGCAGGCATGCGGGAGACTCCACTCACTTCTTGAACATCCTGGGGGAGGCGGGCGCCGGGCAAGCggtggcagcggggccgggcgggcggcggcggcgcgggcaGCCACAGCCTCACACgaggtgccagccctgccctccgCGCCAGCCGGAAGCGCCGGGCGCTTTACGGCATGTCGTGCCGCCTCCATGGCAATGCAACGCCGCGCTGGGCGGGACTACAGCTCCCAAGGGCCGCGCGGACACTTGGCGCA
Protein-coding regions in this window:
- the MCTS1 gene encoding malignant T-cell-amplified sequence 1, with protein sequence MFKKFDEKENVSNCIQLKTSVIKGIKNQLIDQFPVIEPWLNQIMPKKDPVKIVRCHEHIEILTVNGELLFFRQREGIFYPTLRLLHKYPFILPHQQVDKGAIKFVLSGANIMCPGLTSPGAKLYPAAVDTVVAIMAEGKQHALCVGVMKMSAEDIEKVNKGIGIENIHYLNDGLWHMKTYK